A genome region from Fodinibius salicampi includes the following:
- a CDS encoding 6-bladed beta-propeller gives MRLLKTGLLFIALLIGCSEEKSSQTSAAEGADIPDHIKKLDSLKVYSPDTQEYDTVTFKQEQVLESNEEVFIKGYIGETAVDNQGRIFIVGSVPGTLGIYVFNPDGSHLTTFSRFGRGPGEFEAIGSLDIRNKKLFVFDPRLQKFSVFSLEDFSLLDEELIQRDKVQHEDTLAYRLKGDELHATNDGNLLLKQRNLALNKEADIPTVLYSRVSNEGELMPGRVLELERFRFYFPDTERSSEGYIRMPRTMPFGRSSLVAISDDGPIYTAWTEDILIKVHDEDGNYQRAIYYPYDNSSLTLSEAKLSESKMDLISENKGQVPDSWPALHAIEVDDENRLWVFSITDSDSTYEGWVLEEDGELIAKFSWPGERSQRSVMGSSYEVIVKDGYLYSHHQNMDAGIDRIVKYRIEFEERQ, from the coding sequence GTGAGACTGTTAAAAACCGGGCTACTCTTTATAGCCTTGCTCATAGGTTGTTCAGAAGAAAAATCTTCCCAAACATCTGCCGCTGAAGGAGCAGATATCCCTGATCATATAAAAAAACTGGACAGCCTGAAGGTCTATTCCCCGGATACCCAGGAATATGATACCGTCACCTTTAAACAAGAACAGGTCCTTGAGAGCAATGAAGAAGTGTTTATTAAAGGATATATCGGTGAAACAGCAGTAGATAATCAAGGTCGTATTTTTATTGTAGGATCTGTACCGGGTACTCTTGGAATTTATGTCTTTAATCCAGACGGTAGTCACTTGACGACATTCAGCCGCTTTGGCCGGGGACCGGGAGAGTTTGAAGCGATCGGTTCACTGGATATCAGAAATAAAAAGCTGTTTGTCTTTGACCCGAGGCTGCAAAAGTTTTCGGTCTTTTCATTGGAGGATTTTTCTCTCCTTGATGAAGAATTAATTCAACGGGATAAAGTACAGCATGAAGATACGCTGGCGTACCGGCTAAAAGGCGACGAGCTGCATGCAACAAATGATGGGAACCTCTTATTAAAACAACGTAACTTAGCATTAAACAAAGAAGCAGACATTCCAACGGTGTTATACAGCCGGGTTTCTAATGAGGGAGAATTAATGCCCGGACGAGTCCTGGAGCTGGAGCGATTTCGCTTTTATTTCCCTGACACCGAGAGAAGTTCAGAGGGGTATATAAGGATGCCCAGAACGATGCCTTTTGGACGAAGTTCCCTGGTAGCGATCTCGGATGACGGACCAATCTATACCGCCTGGACCGAAGATATTTTAATTAAAGTCCATGATGAAGATGGAAACTATCAGCGAGCTATTTACTACCCGTACGATAATAGTTCCCTTACATTGTCTGAGGCAAAATTAAGTGAGTCGAAAATGGATTTAATCAGTGAAAATAAGGGTCAAGTGCCCGACAGCTGGCCGGCGCTGCATGCCATAGAGGTCGACGATGAAAACCGGCTGTGGGTATTTTCCATTACCGACAGCGATAGTACTTACGAGGGTTGGGTTTTGGAAGAGGACGGGGAGCTGATAGCCAAATTTAGCTGGCCGGGCGAACGGTCTCAGAGAAGTGTTATGGGCTCTTCATATGAGGTAATTGTCAAAGATGGATATTTGTATAGCCACCACCAAAATATGGATGCAGGGATAGATCGTATTGTGAAATACCGCATTGAATTTGAGGAGAGGCAATAG
- a CDS encoding transposase: MGDDQETTKKEIVMGYNPKKYNRRTTRLKGYDYSSLGRYFVTMCTHNRLCLFGEINDGNMVLNEWGQIARNQWLETESIRDNVALDAFVIMPNHVHGIIRITHSDRNTGSGTYYSAGAYCNTPLRRDAPHYDRNTPPSNNNVSHQGEFRSPSKTLGAIVRGYKSEVTAQINRKRSLARRYGSAIITNVLLVIYIHWNEFDIILSTIPSNGRTIEIIREYFLIFAK, translated from the coding sequence GTGGGTGATGATCAGGAGACAACTAAGAAAGAGATTGTAATGGGGTATAATCCCAAAAAATACAATCGCCGTACGACACGGCTGAAGGGATACGACTATTCATCCTTGGGACGGTATTTTGTGACCATGTGCACCCACAATCGGTTGTGCCTGTTCGGGGAGATCAACGATGGAAATATGGTGTTAAATGAATGGGGGCAAATCGCCCGTAACCAATGGTTGGAAACGGAATCCATCCGGGATAATGTGGCATTGGATGCATTTGTGATTATGCCCAACCACGTACACGGAATTATACGGATCACCCATTCCGATAGAAATACCGGTTCCGGTACGTATTATTCCGCAGGGGCGTATTGCAATACGCCCCTGCGGCGGGATGCACCCCATTATGATCGCAATACGCCCCCATCAAATAACAATGTCAGCCACCAAGGTGAATTTCGTTCCCCATCCAAAACATTGGGGGCGATCGTGCGGGGATATAAATCGGAGGTAACTGCCCAAATCAATAGAAAAAGATCCCTGGCCAGAAGGTATGGCAGCGCAATTATTACGAATGTATTATTAGTGATATACATTCACTGGAACGAATTCGATATTATATTATCAACAATCCCGTCCAATGGGAGAACGATCGAAATAATCCGGGAATATTTTTTAATATTTGCTAAATAG
- a CDS encoding efflux RND transporter permease subunit: MLLKRPITAFMLILATLIFGTIALSELSVNLLPEVDSPTLMVRTDWSGAAPREIEQRINEPMEAVLSTVKGLENVHGFARQGQSIISLRFKWGQNMDLSFLNVREKLDQIRFSLPEQADRPQLVQNTASDEPIAVLGITSLNESNPDFNTRLNLKRWTEQVLSRRLEQADGIAQTVMVGAVEPEVQIRFRPEALNLYGVSLSEVESLVSQANLFTATGELREGWYRYSLKIQSRIQSIEDVKDVPLKTLGTGRVLKLSDVAEVRLDEADPTSFSLVDDHEVLSVLVKKEYGSNTVEAYDTLLPLLEELRSQNTNIGITVLEENASFIRNAINNLLQTLLYGALLAFIILFLFLDNWRTPFTIGVAIPVSIFLTFFVMFISDIQLNIVSLSGLTLGIGLLVDNAIIVLENINRHRSGTDSIFEAADLGTREIALAVTASTLTTISVFLPLIFLGGFEGAFFRDQAWTLSISLLASLGVALMILPVLITQFQKKGEEKSAMFGFNRFFDRMRDRYEQSLQWALRRKALFLGVMSVLLVAAIYLFMLVHKSVLPETEPQQLRYQVRLPGNTSLYATQESAESLINRLSSVKQEGQSIRVLGGYTDQTNLSNLSDEGLNKFTMSIPVDGYDMADRVREEMEDYFQQQPGWTAQPLAVQNAMDVLPSASQPPVLFRLVDEDRKQSERLAGRLQEKLRSAGLDIALAKQYEQELDTYQLRFRTQNLLQLGIDEREVIQYLESLTRGSWITDWNRQDENVPIRLVGYDRQIYEPENIVLNLNDRKVPLTRLASIERTSEPEQLERVNQTPVLSYMGDIGFTDWWWYGNDVRRALTDFARETGTDVKMGGAVMGIASLLSDMGLLLLISVVIIYIILSVQFESLRHPLIILAAVPFAWVGSVFILWITGISLNALSFMGILILTGIAVNDSILKVDFMRRYFADTGDLHQAITQAGLHRFRPVVMTSLTTIFGLIPMLLPFGDGYAFRQSLALALMGGMVTSTLLTLYLVPIIFQWVEGKKIKN; encoded by the coding sequence TTGCTGCTAAAACGCCCCATAACCGCATTCATGCTCATCCTGGCGACGCTCATCTTCGGGACGATCGCCCTGAGCGAGCTATCCGTAAATCTGTTACCGGAGGTGGATTCGCCTACACTCATGGTGCGTACGGACTGGAGCGGCGCGGCTCCGCGTGAGATTGAGCAGCGCATCAACGAGCCGATGGAAGCGGTACTCAGTACAGTGAAGGGACTTGAAAACGTTCACGGCTTTGCGCGCCAGGGGCAGAGTATTATTTCACTGCGGTTCAAATGGGGACAAAATATGGATTTGTCCTTTCTGAATGTCCGCGAAAAGCTGGATCAAATTCGATTTAGCCTGCCCGAGCAGGCCGACCGTCCCCAGCTGGTACAGAATACCGCGTCCGACGAACCCATTGCCGTATTGGGGATTACCAGTCTGAATGAGAGCAATCCCGATTTTAATACCCGTCTCAACCTGAAGCGGTGGACCGAGCAGGTGCTTTCCCGCCGTCTGGAGCAGGCCGACGGCATCGCCCAGACCGTGATGGTGGGGGCCGTAGAACCGGAGGTCCAGATTCGCTTTCGTCCCGAGGCCCTGAACCTTTATGGTGTTTCCCTTAGCGAGGTAGAAAGCCTGGTCTCACAGGCCAACCTTTTTACCGCCACCGGGGAGCTGCGCGAGGGCTGGTACCGCTATTCCCTGAAAATTCAGAGTCGAATACAGTCGATAGAAGATGTGAAGGATGTCCCGCTGAAAACACTGGGTACGGGACGGGTCCTGAAGCTCAGTGATGTAGCAGAGGTACGACTGGACGAGGCCGATCCCACTTCCTTTTCGCTGGTGGATGACCATGAAGTGCTGAGCGTGCTGGTCAAGAAAGAGTACGGGTCCAACACCGTGGAAGCCTATGATACCCTGCTTCCACTGCTGGAGGAATTACGGAGCCAAAATACCAATATCGGCATCACCGTACTTGAGGAGAATGCCAGCTTTATACGCAATGCCATTAACAACCTGTTGCAGACCCTGCTGTACGGTGCGCTGCTGGCTTTTATCATTCTTTTCCTCTTTCTGGACAACTGGCGTACTCCGTTTACTATTGGCGTGGCCATTCCGGTCAGTATCTTTCTCACCTTCTTTGTGATGTTCATCTCCGACATTCAGCTTAATATTGTATCTCTCAGCGGACTTACTCTTGGCATCGGACTGTTAGTGGATAATGCCATTATCGTGCTGGAGAACATCAACCGGCATCGTTCGGGAACGGACTCAATTTTTGAAGCCGCAGATCTGGGGACGCGGGAGATTGCCTTGGCCGTGACCGCTTCTACACTAACCACCATTTCCGTTTTTCTGCCACTGATATTCTTAGGCGGCTTCGAAGGGGCCTTTTTTCGTGACCAGGCATGGACGCTCTCCATTAGCCTGCTGGCCTCACTCGGTGTGGCCCTGATGATTTTGCCGGTGCTGATCACCCAGTTTCAGAAAAAGGGAGAGGAAAAATCAGCTATGTTTGGCTTTAACCGCTTTTTTGACCGGATGCGTGATCGTTACGAGCAAAGTCTGCAGTGGGCCCTCCGCCGTAAAGCCCTGTTTTTAGGAGTGATGTCGGTGTTACTAGTCGCAGCGATCTATCTTTTTATGCTGGTTCACAAGAGTGTGCTGCCCGAGACCGAACCCCAACAGCTGCGTTACCAGGTACGGTTGCCGGGCAATACCTCCCTTTACGCCACGCAGGAATCGGCGGAAAGTCTCATCAACAGATTAAGCAGTGTAAAGCAGGAGGGGCAGTCCATCCGGGTATTGGGAGGCTATACCGATCAGACAAACCTTTCGAACCTCTCCGACGAGGGACTCAATAAATTTACGATGAGCATTCCGGTGGATGGATACGATATGGCCGATCGGGTGCGGGAAGAGATGGAGGACTACTTCCAACAGCAGCCGGGATGGACCGCCCAGCCTCTTGCGGTACAGAACGCTATGGATGTATTGCCGTCCGCTAGTCAACCGCCGGTACTTTTTCGGTTGGTGGATGAGGACAGGAAGCAGAGCGAACGACTTGCGGGTCGACTGCAGGAAAAGCTCCGGTCAGCGGGATTGGATATCGCCCTTGCCAAGCAGTATGAGCAGGAGCTAGACACCTATCAGCTTCGGTTTAGGACCCAGAACCTACTGCAGCTGGGCATTGACGAGAGGGAAGTAATTCAATACCTGGAATCACTCACCCGCGGAAGCTGGATTACCGACTGGAATCGTCAGGATGAAAACGTTCCCATCCGCCTGGTAGGGTATGACCGGCAGATCTATGAGCCTGAAAATATTGTGCTGAATCTGAACGACCGGAAGGTCCCGCTAACGAGACTGGCTTCCATTGAACGTACCTCCGAACCAGAGCAGCTGGAACGGGTTAACCAGACGCCCGTGCTCAGTTATATGGGAGATATCGGGTTTACTGACTGGTGGTGGTATGGCAATGACGTACGTCGGGCGCTCACCGATTTTGCCCGTGAAACCGGAACGGATGTAAAAATGGGGGGTGCCGTTATGGGTATTGCCTCTCTGTTGTCGGACATGGGCTTGTTGCTGCTCATCAGCGTGGTGATTATCTATATTATTTTGTCAGTGCAGTTCGAGAGCTTACGTCACCCGCTCATTATTTTGGCCGCGGTACCTTTTGCGTGGGTAGGCTCGGTCTTTATTTTATGGATAACCGGCATCAGCCTTAATGCGTTATCTTTTATGGGAATCCTGATCCTGACTGGTATCGCCGTCAATGACTCCATCCTGAAAGTAGATTTTATGCGACGCTACTTCGCCGATACCGGCGACCTGCACCAGGCGATTACGCAGGCGGGGCTGCACCGGTTTCGTCCTGTTGTTATGACCAGTCTCACTACTATCTTCGGACTTATCCCGATGCTGCTGCCCTTTGGAGACGGATATGCATTTCGCCAGTCGCTGGCCCTGGCCCTGATGGGGGGTATGGTGACCAGTACTCTGTTGACGCTTTATTTGGTGCCAATTATTTTCCAATGGGTAGAAGGGAAGAAAATTAAGAATTAG
- a CDS encoding 6-bladed beta-propeller, translating to MNNNITFVTGWFLMACILILSGCTEEAPNIPKTESETLNALLESAPNSIVPVVELPVDTFYAEPDHVMADSSVDSLSPSGRLGRVAGLIKIGDSLYVADGQQNCIWVIDQKGTICRKIGRSGHGPGEYGDLGGLMKNRKHVFTADISNSRIQKFDQKINLQTTFNHVVYGNAFTTDKLMSATDSLLYLSTGAMSQTEDLISFYQTAPSFDSLGTFHPRLIPGGMQPGAYNNYSMDTNSRGEVAVSYTGLPYIFLYDSAHQLQHAIYVRFPEKDLPDNPPVKPVDKPARTASEAIGVKWLIGQVNLTGDGDLYFSHGSKLYHLSYHSGDNEYQAEWVKFFTYSDPKIREERPYGIHVSSFIIDQDESQVYFGSIFEEHIYQFYLE from the coding sequence ATGAATAATAACATAACCTTTGTCACTGGATGGTTTCTGATGGCCTGTATTTTAATATTGTCGGGCTGCACAGAAGAAGCCCCTAATATCCCGAAAACCGAAAGCGAGACCTTAAATGCCCTACTGGAGTCGGCACCGAACTCCATTGTTCCGGTTGTTGAACTCCCGGTAGATACCTTTTACGCCGAGCCGGATCATGTGATGGCCGATAGCAGTGTTGACTCATTGTCTCCATCAGGCCGTCTGGGACGAGTAGCAGGATTGATAAAAATAGGGGACAGCTTATATGTGGCCGATGGACAGCAAAATTGTATCTGGGTTATCGACCAGAAAGGGACGATCTGTCGGAAAATAGGCCGCAGCGGTCATGGTCCGGGCGAATATGGTGATTTAGGTGGTTTGATGAAAAACAGGAAACATGTCTTCACCGCTGATATCTCTAATTCCCGTATACAAAAGTTTGATCAAAAGATTAATCTTCAAACAACATTCAATCATGTTGTTTACGGTAATGCCTTTACGACTGATAAATTGATGAGTGCAACGGATTCCCTGCTGTATCTTTCAACCGGAGCGATGAGCCAAACGGAAGATTTGATCTCTTTTTACCAGACAGCACCGTCCTTTGATTCCCTGGGGACCTTTCACCCGCGACTGATTCCCGGTGGGATGCAACCGGGAGCCTACAATAATTATAGCATGGATACAAACAGTCGGGGCGAGGTAGCCGTTTCATATACAGGCCTGCCATATATCTTTCTATATGATAGCGCTCATCAACTGCAGCATGCGATCTATGTACGGTTCCCCGAAAAGGATCTACCCGACAATCCGCCAGTGAAGCCCGTCGATAAACCAGCACGAACGGCATCGGAGGCTATTGGGGTAAAGTGGCTGATCGGCCAAGTGAATTTGACGGGAGACGGGGATTTATATTTTTCTCATGGCAGTAAACTTTATCATTTGAGTTATCACAGTGGTGATAATGAATACCAAGCGGAATGGGTAAAATTCTTCACCTATAGTGATCCCAAAATTCGTGAAGAACGGCCTTATGGCATTCATGTTTCTAGTTTTATTATCGATCAGGATGAAAGCCAGGTCTACTTCGGGTCCATCTTTGAGGAGCATATCTACCAGTTTTATTTAGAATAA
- a CDS encoding energy transducer TonB, translated as MTKDPKYNSRERFYYRLRIMMSIILAQLLIIGIIKFWPAQPLPDDRFSASDLQEDAITFEEAIITRQSSSPPPPPQPTAPIPEPTDEIIEEELTELDDIEYSENPDPLSESRIGEQGEEEGPVAGNPQQPPRVTRIVEATATESARRANIKAEIMVQFLVDRDGNVEEANILEIRLYGNGGSGNYKIVDSIGYGLEEETREAALQWKFQPAREGGEPVRAYSEQVFTFGF; from the coding sequence TTGACAAAAGACCCGAAATATAACAGCAGGGAACGGTTTTATTACCGGCTTCGTATAATGATGTCCATCATCTTGGCCCAGCTATTGATCATTGGGATTATCAAATTTTGGCCCGCCCAGCCGTTACCCGATGATCGGTTTTCCGCCAGCGATCTGCAGGAAGATGCTATTACATTTGAGGAGGCCATCATTACGCGACAGTCCAGCAGTCCGCCCCCGCCACCTCAGCCGACTGCGCCCATTCCCGAGCCGACCGATGAAATAATTGAGGAAGAACTCACGGAGCTCGATGATATTGAATATTCAGAAAATCCAGACCCTCTTTCCGAATCCAGGATAGGAGAGCAGGGGGAGGAAGAAGGTCCTGTTGCTGGAAATCCACAGCAACCACCCCGGGTGACGCGCATCGTAGAAGCCACCGCCACAGAATCGGCCCGCAGGGCCAATATCAAAGCCGAAATTATGGTACAATTTCTGGTGGATCGGGATGGCAATGTTGAGGAGGCCAACATCCTGGAAATCCGTTTATATGGAAATGGAGGCTCCGGGAACTATAAGATTGTGGACAGCATCGGATACGGACTGGAAGAGGAGACCCGTGAAGCCGCCTTGCAGTGGAAATTTCAGCCCGCCCGGGAAGGGGGAGAGCCGGTGCGCGCCTATTCTGAACAGGTGTTTACCTTTGGGTTTTGA
- a CDS encoding BF3164 family lipoprotein, translating to MKLHQGFFILLLILSACSFNEKDKFNGEVVNNFGPAIELEGTRVFENEMGVMYLKRIDSLMVISTMNEPYLQIYDKDQNFIGSLGKEGRGPGEFGQPPMIVDGIQSESGLTIFAYDRPTLTLNSIDLTASIDSNKVIINRKYELPKELTGTGADDIFYVDSTMITGVYDDRFSKQLDEKRGGFYYYPKSGEFETFSLYNLRIEPYEMNPASNLNARITTISPDRNKIASLMVHYPGLEVVHLDSTADPSRYLLADAPPKHTFDLEDFKEDKIMTYYKSIYSTDRHLYLLYAGIQEEDFYNSHETRIQVLDWDANPIREFKIPAKYSLDMVMVDEEDQRFYGWDNTENDAVYKFDYGDVQ from the coding sequence ATGAAACTTCATCAAGGTTTTTTTATTCTCCTGCTAATTTTAAGTGCCTGTTCTTTTAATGAAAAAGACAAATTTAACGGAGAAGTAGTCAATAATTTTGGTCCCGCCATAGAACTGGAGGGGACGCGCGTATTCGAAAATGAAATGGGGGTTATGTACCTCAAGCGGATTGATTCGTTGATGGTTATCAGCACAATGAACGAACCTTATCTCCAAATTTACGATAAGGATCAGAATTTTATTGGTAGTTTGGGAAAAGAAGGACGGGGGCCGGGTGAATTCGGCCAGCCTCCGATGATTGTAGATGGTATTCAATCGGAGTCAGGGTTAACAATATTTGCCTATGACCGACCGACGCTGACATTGAATAGCATTGATTTAACGGCTTCGATAGATTCGAACAAGGTAATCATCAACAGGAAATATGAGCTACCAAAAGAGCTAACAGGAACAGGGGCTGATGATATCTTTTATGTAGACAGCACCATGATTACAGGGGTGTATGACGATCGTTTTTCAAAGCAGCTGGATGAAAAACGGGGAGGATTCTATTATTATCCGAAATCGGGGGAATTTGAGACTTTTTCTTTATATAATCTCAGGATAGAGCCCTATGAAATGAACCCGGCATCAAATTTAAACGCCCGAATAACGACTATCTCTCCTGACCGCAATAAGATCGCCTCTCTTATGGTGCATTATCCGGGGTTAGAAGTTGTTCATCTGGATTCTACTGCTGACCCTTCTCGTTATTTATTGGCAGATGCTCCCCCGAAACACACCTTTGATCTGGAGGATTTCAAAGAAGATAAAATTATGACGTATTATAAATCTATCTATTCAACCGATCGGCACTTATACCTCTTATATGCAGGAATACAAGAGGAAGACTTTTATAATTCGCATGAAACACGTATTCAAGTGTTAGATTGGGATGCTAATCCGATCCGGGAATTCAAAATACCAGCGAAATATAGTTTAGATATGGTTATGGTAGATGAGGAGGATCAAAGATTTTATGGTTGGGATAATACGGAAAACGATGCTGTTTATAAGTTTGATTATGGAGATGTACAATGA
- a CDS encoding 6-bladed beta-propeller — protein MNNNIPFVAGWFLMACILILSGCTEHAPQIPKTESETLNALLESAPNSIVPLAELPIDTFYAEPEHVMADSSVDSLSPSGRLGRVAGLIKIGDSLYVADGQQNCIWVIDQKGTICRKIGRSGRGPGEYSDLIGLMRNTDHIFTADISNARIQIFDYSFNLQTTFNRVIYGTALTGTKSMSITDSLLYLSTGAMNPTEDLISFYQAAPPFDSSGSFHPRLIPGGMQPGAYNNYSMDTNSRGEVAVSYTGLPYIFLYDNSHQLYHVIYVKVPEKDLPDNPPLKPVDKPARTASESIGVKGLIGKSFLTENGDLYFSHGSKLYHLSYHSDEKEYQAEWVKFFTYNDPKIREERPYGINVSNFIIDQDENQVYFGSIFEEYIYRFDLE, from the coding sequence ATGAATAATAACATACCCTTTGTCGCTGGATGGTTTCTGATGGCCTGTATTTTGATATTGTCGGGCTGCACAGAACATGCACCCCAAATTCCGAAAACTGAAAGCGAGACCTTAAATGCCCTGCTGGAATCGGCCCCGAACTCCATTGTCCCGCTGGCTGAGCTCCCGATAGATACCTTTTACGCCGAACCAGAACATGTGATGGCCGATAGCAGCGTAGATTCATTGTCTCCATCAGGTCGATTGGGACGAGTAGCGGGATTGATAAAAATAGGGGACAGCTTATATGTGGCCGATGGACAGCAGAACTGTATTTGGGTTATCGACCAGAAAGGGACGATCTGTCGGAAAATAGGCCGCAGTGGCCGGGGTCCGGGTGAATACAGCGATCTAATTGGATTGATGAGAAATACAGATCATATTTTTACCGCCGATATTTCGAATGCCCGCATACAGATATTTGATTACAGTTTTAATCTTCAAACAACGTTCAATCGGGTAATTTACGGTACTGCACTAACGGGTACCAAATCAATGAGTATTACAGATTCCTTATTGTATCTTTCAACTGGGGCGATGAACCCTACGGAAGATTTGATCTCTTTTTACCAGGCAGCACCGCCCTTTGATTCTTCGGGGAGCTTTCATCCGCGCCTGATTCCCGGTGGGATGCAACCGGGAGCCTACAATAATTATAGCATGGATACAAACAGTCGGGGCGAGGTAGCTGTTTCATATACAGGCCTTCCGTATATCTTTCTATATGATAATAGTCATCAACTATATCATGTGATCTATGTGAAGGTCCCCGAAAAAGATTTACCCGACAATCCGCCGTTGAAGCCGGTCGATAAACCAGCACGAACAGCTTCGGAGTCTATTGGGGTGAAGGGACTGATCGGGAAATCTTTTCTGACAGAGAATGGTGATTTATATTTTTCTCATGGCAGTAAACTTTATCATTTGAGTTATCACAGTGATGAAAAAGAATATCAAGCGGAATGGGTAAAATTCTTCACCTACAATGATCCCAAAATTCGTGAAGAACGGCCTTATGGCATTAATGTTTCTAATTTTATTATCGATCAGGATGAAAACCAGGTCTATTTTGGGTCCATCTTTGAGGAGTACATTTACCGGTTTGATTTAGAATAG
- a CDS encoding 6-bladed beta-propeller, with protein sequence MSHPTEENIPKRDEIVSAPSFKDLPDDTSIFSIKDIDELLDREPVGSIDEGNKAGLFSIKDVAIDSHGHIFILPYQQKTIKVFSRKGSFISDIGKEGRGPGEFLYPTAIDTDQKGNLYVLDRTEIDVFKYSENQFTYSRPFEHGLSHIVDLCTFRESIFVSGYTVRRPDSASGEERGGSVLNISNPIHQFNSTNGKPLNTFGKIYQSNSQWPVFSGRLSDTKLACNESTDTIVGVFTNFPFVRGYQPDGKIKWTSVVDDYRYKPIIEEGMKAKASIRYPSSKEPFNEITHFTSTNKKYVFLQIENRIAMPNKKRSKLQEDLKKIHPQINTFLIDGDTGEMTKFSNNIGHIYVWKDNIKVIKTFDGSNNNFLNDGNEPVNIY encoded by the coding sequence GTGAGCCATCCTACTGAAGAGAATATCCCCAAGAGAGATGAAATTGTTTCTGCTCCTTCATTTAAAGACTTGCCGGATGATACCAGTATCTTCTCAATTAAAGATATTGATGAGCTTTTAGATAGGGAACCAGTTGGTAGTATAGATGAGGGAAATAAAGCGGGCTTATTTTCAATAAAAGATGTAGCAATTGACTCCCACGGACATATATTCATTTTACCGTATCAACAAAAAACTATAAAGGTTTTTAGTAGAAAAGGTTCTTTTATCTCTGATATTGGAAAGGAAGGTCGGGGACCTGGAGAATTTTTATATCCAACGGCAATTGATACTGATCAAAAAGGGAACTTGTATGTATTGGACCGTACAGAGATTGATGTATTTAAATATTCTGAGAATCAATTTACGTATTCCAGGCCCTTTGAACATGGCTTAAGTCATATTGTAGATTTGTGTACATTCAGGGAGTCAATTTTTGTGTCAGGTTATACCGTAAGGAGACCTGATTCTGCCAGTGGTGAAGAAAGAGGGGGTAGTGTATTGAATATATCCAACCCTATTCATCAATTTAACTCAACCAATGGCAAGCCCCTCAACACATTCGGGAAGATATATCAGTCAAATTCACAATGGCCGGTCTTTTCTGGGAGATTGTCGGATACCAAATTAGCTTGCAATGAAAGCACAGATACTATTGTAGGTGTCTTTACCAATTTTCCCTTTGTGCGCGGCTATCAACCTGATGGAAAGATAAAATGGACTTCAGTCGTTGATGATTATAGATATAAGCCCATCATAGAAGAGGGTATGAAGGCAAAGGCTTCAATAAGATACCCGTCCAGTAAGGAACCATTTAACGAAATCACACATTTTACCTCTACAAATAAAAAATATGTTTTTCTGCAAATTGAGAACAGGATTGCAATGCCGAATAAAAAACGTTCGAAATTGCAAGAAGATCTGAAAAAAATTCACCCTCAAATTAATACGTTTTTGATTGATGGTGATACCGGAGAGATGACTAAATTTTCTAATAACATCGGTCATATTTATGTATGGAAAGATAACATCAAGGTTATTAAAACCTTTGATGGTTCCAATAACAATTTTTTAAACGATGGTAATGAGCCGGTAAATATTTATTGA